AAGTAAGGCATTTTTTCACCTTTCCAGTATGTTCAAcatcttagaccaggggtcctcataCTTTTTAattggagggccggttcatggtccctcaggctgttgggggGCCGAACTATGATTAACTGGTCCAGggaggccggactatgatgaactggtccaaaattaggattgttgttgttgtgtgccctcaagttgtttcagacttaggtcaaccctaaatctaaagtttaggacgggccaggtaaatgatcttggagggccatatctggcccacgggcctttgTTCGGGGACCCATGTCTGTAAGTTTATTTGAAAAACTTagggagagaaaaatagaaaCTTCTGGCTATATTAAGTGATATTTTGGGGTGGGAACATTCCTGTTGGTCCTCCTTCTGGGGTGTACACAGTCTACCCCATTGTCCAATATAGCACCTTGATATACAGACTATGATTCCATGCAAAAAATGCCATTACGGCTAGATCCACCTGAAGCCAGTGCACAGGTCAGTGTGTTTCTGTGCTGCGTGTTTGTGTCTGAAGGCAGGTTGCTGCCAGGGAGCATAAGTGGCTTTAGAGCTATGCTTAGAAATGTTGAAGACAGTGTGGCTGACTGGACTTCTGGAAGGCAGAAAGTTGAAAGGGAGCAGACGTCTTGGGGAAGAGCATCACCAGGGGGTTTTAAGCATTTGATGTAGGTCTACAGAGATGACCCTTCTCTCTGCATTAACGGCAAGCAGTGTTCCAACGTGGTGGCggcaattttaaaaaaaggttaaaaTGTCAGGTGAGCAGCACCTGTCTTAATGGAGCCGGTGATGATGCTGTTAGTTCCTGAAAATGGCAAAGCAAGGTGCATGGCCAGTAGTAACTGGGAATGAATCTGACCTTGTGCTGTGTTGGACTGGCTATCAGccagaagtttaaaattcatctaCAGGCTTCATGATGCGTGTCAATAGTGCTCCTTTTGTTGAGCTGCAGGCTATATGTTTCTGTAGGCCCAGAATATACCACCTTCCTGTGTTTGTTCAGGAAGGAATTCTGAGCTGACTGAGCCTCATACCTCTCGGACCCAAAAAGGCCAATCCTGTGAGATCTCCTACATGGAGCCCATCTGACCTTTCATCAGGGGAAAACAACACATTCAAAACAGCAGCCCCTCTCCCAAGATTGATGAGCTGTGGGTGTCATGGTCACTATCAGAGACCATTTCCCAAAACCTCCAATAATTGTTCACATTGGTTTCCAAGCCTCTGTAAGCATTTCTTTAGCTTCTTTCAACACAGTTGTGGCAGCTGATTTAATTGGGGTGTTCCAGAGAGCACTTTGTCTATGCAGCTGCCAGCTTCCAAAGAGAATATTGTTGGGATCTAGGAGTATCATTCTATAGGCCTGCTGGTGTATTTCTAGTTCTTGCTGCCAATGCTGTACAATCAGGAAACATCTGCTGCCGCCAAGCATTTTGCTTCCCAAGCTGCTGGCTTGGCTGATTGGCATTAAGATAGAGGGTTGACCCCACCTTTTTTGTGGTGAAAAATAATATGGCACAAGGAAGCGTTTGTTCATCTCCTGCACTATGAGTTGTGGCGGACTGATCCAGCTGGTCGTTCCCTGGCTTGTTTCCATTCCCACTTAAAAAGTCTGACCTGCTGTGCTTTTGCTGTGAACTGTTCTTAACAAACCTTTATAGCTGCCCTTCTTGCGTCTGTTTCTTCAAGGCAAACGAATGCGCGTGCAGTTGTCCACCAGCCGGCTCAGGACCGCGCCCGGGATGGGAGACAAGAGTGGCTGCTACCGGTGTGGGAAGGAGGGTCACTGGTCTAAAGAGTGCCCGGTCGATCGCACGGGGCAAGTGCCCGAGTTGACCGAAACCTATAGCGAGCAATACGGAGTGGTGCGCACCCCCTACCCTACGGGCTATGGGGACCCCGTGTATTACGATGACCCTTACGGAATGGTGGATTACTATAAACGGTACCGCGCGAGGTCGGCCGCGGCGTACGGGGCTTCTGCATACGACGCTTATGCAGAGCAAACCATGGCCCAGTATTCCCAGTATGCCCAGTATTCGCAAGCCACGGCTATGGCCAGCCGCCTCACTACCGCCTTAGACCCCTACGAGAGGGCCTTGCTTCCAGCCTCGGGAACTGCGGTGGCAGttgctgccgccgccgctgcgGCCGCGACCTCTTCCTTTTACACCCGGGATAGAAGCCCTCTGCGTCGCTCGGCCGCCGTGGCTTCCACCACCGGAGACGTGTACGGATACGAGCGGGTTCAGCTATCTCCCGTCCCGCGATCCTCCCTCTACGATGTCCAGCGGTTCGGGCGGGATGCAGGCGCGGACAGGTTGCGGTACTCCGCGTTTTGAGTCTGGAGGTGAGCGCGTTTTTTCATGAAtcgcttggaggaggaggagggagggtggcCCATTGGTGCAGCTGCCAATGAAACCTGGGAAGGTGGCTGGCCCTGTACGTCTCAGGCGGATATCAGCTGGTATCTGTGGAGTTCTGGATCCTGCTGCAGGTAGTAGCTGCATACTAGTGATTAGCAAAATTGGAGTAAGCTGTGCTGCTGGCATGCATGGTGTTGTCCAGACCTTGAGGGAAAAGGAGGACCTTGTTCATTTGCTATGGAATTGTACACCCAGGATTTGTTTCCTTGTGAAGAAAAGGCTCTCTTCTGTTAGCTCTAAGGACCTAACTAGCTCTTGTCAGTTTTTCCTATTTCTTCCAAGCCCCTCTGCTCCTTCCTTATGGGTCCACAGCCTTGCCTTCTGTTCACAGGGCTGCCAGCTCTCTGTCCCACTCTCCTTGCATGTGTACATTGATGCAGCGGTGTCCACaatgatattt
The Anolis carolinensis isolate JA03-04 unplaced genomic scaffold, rAnoCar3.1.pri scaffold_14, whole genome shotgun sequence genome window above contains:
- the LOC100563252 gene encoding RNA-binding protein 4B isoform X1; its protein translation is MVKLFIGNLPREATEQEIRSLFEQYGRVLECDIIKNYGFVHIEDKTAAEDAIRNLHHYKLHGVCINVEASKNKSKASTKLHVGNISTGCTNLELRFKFEEYGPVLECDIVKDYAFVHMERAEDAVEAIRGLDNTEFQGKRMRVQLSTSRLRTAPGMGDKSGCYRCGKEGHWSKECPVDRTGQVPELTETYSEQYGVVRTPYPTGYGDPVYYDDPYGMVDYYKRYRARSAAAYGASAYDAYAEQTMAQYSQYAQYSQATAMASRLTTALDPYERALLPASGTAVAVAAAAAAAATSSFYTRDRSPLRRSAAVASTTGDVYGYERVQLSPVPRSSLYDVQRFGRDAGADRLRYSAF